The DNA region TATTGAGGGTCTCGTTGTAAGCACAGACTATAGCAAAGAACTCTTCGTCATATCCATAGAACTCCTTCAACGATCGGTGGCCATTAAACTTGAAGGGTTTCAGATTAAAAAGATTTAACCATTGAATGCCTTCATTGCTTCTTCAACAAGAAGATCGGGCGTCCCTTTATACTTCGGCGAAAAATGAAATAGCGATATCCTCTTTGCACCCGCCATTTGTGCCAATGTTCCTGCCTGAAATGCCGTGAGGTGATACTTGTGCGCGGCTTTTTCGGCGTCTTCCTGGAGAAACATCGCCTCAATAAACATCAGATCCGACGCCTCAGCCAACGCTATAATCTTTCGTGAATTTTCTTCATTGTAGAGAGCGTCCGTAATATAGGTGATCTTCTGTCCCGGCGTCACCTTCACAATCGTTTCTTTCAATTCACCCAAAGGAATAAACGTTTCTCTCGTTCCCTGCTTTTCTTTTTTCGACCATACCCGTATGGGCGTATCATCGGGATCACCGGCGAGAACTCGATCCTTTAAGTCAACCAGCCATAACCCAACGGGAAGTCCCATTTCCTGAAGGACATTTTTTTTGATATTGACACGGCTTTTTTCTTCAAATCTGTATGCAAGGCAGGGAATCTTATGATCGAGAAACTCCCCTTTGACAGAAAAAAAGCTGCCCTCCACAAGGGTGCCGTTAAACCTCTCATTTACCTCTTCGATCTCAGGTTTAAACGCTGTCCGGCAGCGATAGTGTCTGAGTATTTTACAGTCCGGATGTACTTCTGTAACGTGCAGTGCAAAATCGTTCGTGTAATTTTCGACAAGATTCCACGTATAGGCACCGATCTTATTTTCCACCTGCCGATGGAAGCCGGGAGGACCAAAGAGTGAGATATGACGGTCACGGCCCAAACATACCCTCAGCAAATAATCAAACCCTATGAAATGATCCATATGGGTATGGGAAACAAAGATGTGGCTGATCTTGAGAAGCTTTCTCGGATTCAGATTATGGAGATCACCTAAATCAAAAAGAATCGCTGAACGCCGGTACTTAAATTCGACATATACCCCCGGGTCGCCAAAGGGATCATTGATCAGATGGGCGCTGAACATATCTCATATTAGCCTCTTTGTTGTTACCATAACAAGGTCACTGTATGTTACTCTACTTACAATGCCATTGACTTAAGCACTTTGACCCCCCTCTTTTCTAAAGAGGGGTTGGGGGAGATTTTAGGGAATGCAATTAAAATCCCCCTGACTCCCCTTTACAAAGGGGGACACGTAAATGTCCAAACTCCAGTTCCCCCTTTGCGAAGGGGGACTTGAAAGAGATAATATTCTTAAGTCAACGACATTGACTCTACTCATGCTTTGTTGGCCTCATCAAATCCACTGTGTTAAGAATATCATGATTTTAAATAAATTCAACTTGACTTTCATACTTTACTTCGAAAATACTTATATATAATTTAAACGGTTTTTAAGGAGATAAAAATCCATGCCGGCCAATCTTCCCCCGGACTATTTCGCGGCGGAACAGAGATTTCGGGAGGCAACGACCCCTGAAGACAAAATTGAAGCCCTGGAAGAAATGCTTGCCATCATGCCGAAACACAAGGGCACGGATAAGCTCAAGGCCATGTTGCGTGAACGTATCTCTAAATTCAAAGACCAGGCCCTGAAAAAAAAGGGGGGTGCCAGACAGAAAACAGTTTATGACATTGAAAAGGAAGGGGCTGCCCAAGTCGTTATTATCGGTCCTCCTAATACGGGCAAATCATCCCTCGTCAAATTGATAACGAATGCTTCACCGGAAGTGGCAGCTTTCCCCCACAGCACGCACAAGCCGACACCGGGAATGGCGCATTATGAAAACATCCAGTTCCAGCTCATTGACACCCCTCCCCTTACAAAAGAATATACGGAACCTGCCTTAACCGATCTCATCCGCCGTGCCGATATCGCCGTCATCCTGCTGGACCTCTCCGCCGACCCTATGCAGCAGTTCGAAGATACCCTTGCCATTATCCGCTCCTTTCGTATTTATTCTGAAGCATGCACTGTTCCGGAAGATTTAAGAAAACCTCCCAAAATTAAAAAAATGTTCGTGGTCGTCAACAAGATGGACAAACCTCAAGATAAGGAAAATATGGAAATTTTCTTAGAACTCTCCGGTGTCAAACTACCCTGCATGGGTATTTCGACCCGCACCGGCCGGAATATTATGGTGTTCCTGGATAAGCTTTATGAACTCTCCGGTATGATGCGGGTTTACACGAAACCTCCCGGTAAAGAGGCTGATAAAACAGCCCCGTTTGTCATCCCCGCAGGGAGCAGCCTGGAGGATTTTGCCGGCAAGATTCATAACGATTTTGTGAATAAATTGAAATACGCAAAAGCCTGGGGCAAATCAGTCCGCAACGGTCAGATGGTGCAAAGGGATTACATTCTCCAGGATGGAGATGTAGTCGAACTTTGTATATAAAACTATGAGTCTTTTTACTGTCTCCCCGGAAAAAGAAAAGGCCTTGATTGAACGCATGGAGCGTCTCGGGGTTTCTGAAGGTGATCTGCGGGAAACTTTCGTCCGGTCGTCCGGCCCCGGCGGACAGAAGGTGAATAAAGTATCTTCGTGTGTTCATCTCTTCCACATGCCATCGGGGCTCTCCGTTAAATGCCAGCAGTCACGATCCCAGTCACAGAACCGCTTTTTAGCGAGGCGATTGCTCCTGGACAGGATCGAAAAGATACAAACGGGAATAGTTAGCGCGGAAAGACAGCGCGTTGAAAAGATACGGCGGCAGAAGCGCCGCCGATCAAAGCGGGCAAAGGAAAAAATGCTCACGATCAAGCATATACAATCGGAAAAGAAGTCGCTCCGTTCAAAGACTTCCTTGCCTCTGGAATAAAGAATAAAAAACTGGTATATGACTATCACCATGTTAACTAAGACAGAAAAGATAATTTCAAAGCTTATCCAGCAAGACATACCACTCGAAAAGAGACCTTTCAAAAGTATCGGAGAACAGGCGCACGCGTCCGAAGAAGAAATTCTTGAAGTAATACGTGGCTTGATGAAGAAAGGTATCATCCGGAAGTTCGGAGCCATATTGCGGCATCAGAAGGCAGGTTTTACACACAATGCCATGGTGGTCTGGGCTGTTCCGCATGAAAAAGGTGAATCTGCAGGGCATTGTCTGGCTGCCTTCAGAGAGGTCACCCACTGTTACGAAAGGACCCCCTCTTTCGAAGGAAAATATAATATTTTCACAATGGTTCATTTCCGGGAAGGGGAGCAGGAAAACATAATTCAGAAACTCTCGCAAGCGGCAGGAATAAAAGATTTTAAAGTCCTCACTAGTAAGGAAGAGTATAAAAAAAGCAGCATGGAGTATTTCACCGATGTCAAATAAATCTTCCAAATCTCTCTATGAAGAAGCCTGCAAATACATACCGGGAGGTGTGAACAGCCCCGTCAGGGCCTTCAAATCTGTCGAATCAACCCCTGTTTTTATCAGCAGAGCCTCCGGTTCCAAAATCTACGATGTCGAGGGACGGGAATATATCGACTACGTAGCTTCCTGGGGTCCCATGATCCTCGGTCACAGCTATCCGGGAGTCATTGCAGCCATTCAGGCCGCAGCAGAAAAAGGAACCAGCTATGGCGCCCCTACAGAATTGGAAATTGAAATGGCAAAACTAATCGTTGGCGCCTTCCCGTCCATTGATATGGTAAGAATGGTAAGTTCCGGAACAGAAGCCGCAATGAGCGCTATCAGACTCGCCCGCGGGTATACCGGCAGGGAAAAGATTATCAAATTTGAGGGATGCTATCACGGCCATGCCGATTCACTCCTGGTAAAGGCCGGCTCCGGTGTGGCAACCCTGGGTATCCCGGGAAGTCCCGGTGTTCCCCGAAAACTGGCTGAATTGACTATTACCGTGCCCTTCAATGATATTGAAGCCGTCACATCTGCAGTAAGTCGGCATGGAGACGATCTGGCCTGCATCATCGTTGAGCCCGTACCGGGAAATATGGGTGTTGTCTTGCCCCGGACAGGTTTTTTGGAAGCGCTGAGAGAAATCACCCGCCGGCATGGAATACTCCTTATCTTTGACGAGGTAATCACCGGCTTCAGGTTAACCTACGGCGGCTTCCAGAACCTCGCCGGGATTGAACCGGATTTGACCTGCCTTGGAAAGATTATCGGCGGAGGGCTTCCCGTCGGCGCCTTCGGAGGTAAGAAGGAGATCATGGAGAAACTGGCTCCCTCAGGTCCGGTCTATCAGGCGGGCACCCTTTCAGGAAATCCCATCTCCATGTCGGCAGGCATTGCGACGCTGAATATCCTAAAAAGAAGCGCTGAGAATTACGTCAGACTGGACCAGGATACATCCCTCCTCTGTGAAAAATTAAAGAAGCTGTTCGATCAGCACAATGTTTCTGTCACTATCAATCGAGCCGGGTCCATGTTTACGGTATTTTTTACCAAAGACGAGGTTTTTGATTTCACCACAGCGGCAAAAAGTGATACGAAGCGTTATGCACACTACTTTAGAAACATGTTATCACATCAAATCTACCTGGCGCCTTCCCAGTTCGAGGCTTCTTTCCTTTCATTTGCCCACACGGATGAAGATATGGAAAAAACCCTCGATGCCTGTGCGAGAACGCTACAAACCTTGTAAAAGAGATTTCTGGAATTAAAGCAAAAATTAGATCAGGCTTCAAAATGGGAGTAAAAAATGAATAAAATTCTTGTCACCGGCGCTGCAGGATTCATCGGATTTCACTTTGCCGGACGTCTTCTGAAGGCCGGCTATTCCGTAATCGGCCTGGACAATATGAACGACTACTATGACATCAACCTGAAAAAGGCACGACTCTCTCTTTTGGAAAAAAGCCCTGATTTCCAGTTTGTCAAAATGGATATTGCCGAGAGACAACACATGACCTCGCTTTTCGAAAAAGAGGAACCTGAAATCGTCGTCCACTTGGCAGCCCAGGCAGGAGTAAGATACTCCCTAATAAATCCCTATGCATATCTGGACAGTAACCTTGCCGGATTTTTGAATATCCTTGAGGAGTGTCGGCATAAAAAAATCAAACATCTCGTTTATGCCGGGCTCCGGTTTTTTACCGTTTACGGCCCCTGGGGAAGACCGGATATGGCTCTGTTTCTGTTTACAAAGGCCATCCTGGAAGAAAGGCCTATCGATGTTTATAATAACGGGAAAATGCAAAGAGACTTTACCTATATCGACGATATCGTGGAAGGTGTATTCAGGGTTATGAATAAAATTCCGGAACCCGATCCGAACTGGAATGGAGCTCACCCGGACCCCGCCACAAGCTTTGCCCCATACAGAATTTATAACATAGGCAATAATAACCCCGTAGAGCTTCTTGAATTCATAAACATACTGGAGAAGCAATTAGGCAAGAAGGCCGTGATGAACTTGCTTCCACTACAGCCGGGAGATGTACCTGCCACGTATGCCGACGTTGACGATCTCATGAAAGATGTAGGTTTTAAACCGGCAACATCAATAGAAGACGGTATCAGACACTTTGTACAATGGTACAGGGATTACTATACAATTTGAGGAGGATTTAAATGAAGAAGGCGTTTATTACCGGCATCACCGGGCAGGACGGTTCCTACCTTGCCGAGTTGCTCTTGAGTAAGGGATATGAGGTTCACGGGCTGATCCGCCGGGCCAGCACCTTCAACACGGAACGCATCGATCACCTCTACCGGGACTTCCATGATCCCGAGGCGCGGGTTTATCTCCACTACGGAGACCTGTCCGTCTCAGGACAGTTGACCGATTTACTCAACGACATCAACCCCGACGAGGTCTATCATCTGGGCGCCCAGAGTCACGTCCGGGTAAGCTTTGATATGCCCGAGTACACGGGGGACGTCACGGGTCTCGGCACGCTTCGCATCCTTGAGGCCATCCGCAGGACAGGCATCAAAACCCGCTTCTATCAAGCGTCCTCCAGTGAAATGTTCGGCGCCGCTCCTCCGCCACAGAGGGAAACAACTCCCTTTCAGCCCCAAAGCCCCTACGCCGCCGCAAAAGTCTACGCCTACTACGTTGTGAAGAATTACCGCGACGCCTACAAGATATTCGCCACAAACGGCATTCTCTTCAACCATGAATCCCCCCGCCGGGGTGAGACCTTTGTCACCCGGAAGGTGACAAGGGCTGCCGCCCGCATCAAACTCGGCCTCCAGGAAAAACTCTACCTCGGCAACCTGGAAGCAAAGAGGGACTGGGGTTTCGCAGGCGACTATGTTGAGGCCATGTGGCTCATGTTACAGCAGGAAAAGCCGGACGACTATGTCATCGCAACGGGGGAAACCCATTCAGTCCGGGAATTCGTAGAAAAGGTATTCAAAAAGCTCGATCTCGATTATGAAAGACACGTGGTTATCGATCCCCGGTACTTCCGCCCTACGGAGGTGGACTGCCTCCTTGGTGATGCCACAAAGGCGAAGAAAGTCTTGGGCTGGGAGCCGAGGATCAGTTTTGACCGATTGATCGACATGATGATCGACGCCGACACGGAACATGCGAATCGGGAGAAAACCCTCGTTGATGCGGGATATGCCTGTACGGGAAACGGGCGAATTGCATGAGGGGATAACATGAAAAACAAGCGCATCACAATCACCGGCGGCAAGGGCTTTCTCGGCCGGCATCTCATCCGGGAACTCCAGGAAAAGGGGTATCACAATCTTTCCATTGCCGACTTGCCTGAGTATAACCTTGTTCGCCTGGAGGACGTCCATCGCCTCTATGAAGATTTGAAACCGGACATTGTTCTCCACCTGGCTGCCAAAGTCGGCGGCATCGGATTCAATCAGGAGAACCCCGGCGCCCTCTTCCACGACAATATTATGATGGGCATTCAGCTTCTCCACGAGGGCTATCTGCGGAAGATCGATAAGTTCGTCGCCCTGGGTACTATCTGTGCATATCCAAAGTTCACACCCGTTCCTTTTAAAGAGGAGGACATCTGGAACGGCTACCCTGAAGAGACCAATGCTCCCTATGGCTTAGCGAAGAAGATGATGCTCGTCCAGTCCCAGGCCTACCGTCTGCAGTACGACTTCAACTCCATCTTCCTCCTGCCCGTGAACCTCTATGGCCCCGGTGACAACTTTGATCCAAAGTCCTCCCATGTTATCCCCGCCTTAATCAAGAAGTGTATCGACGCCATCATCAGCGGGGAAGACAAAATCATCGTCTGGGGGACGGGCAAGGCTACGCGGGAGTTTTTTTACGTTGTGGACGCCACGGAGGCGATTATTCTGGCAACGGAGAAATACAACAAAAGCGATCCCGTCAATATCGGAGCCGGCTTTGAAATCTCAATCCGCAATCTCGTTGATCTGATTGTGGAGCTGACTGGATATAAAGGCGAAGTAACATGGGATGAAACGAAACCCGACGGCCAACCCCGCAGGATGCTCGACACTACAAAGGCCTACCAGGAATTTGGTTTTAAGGCAAAGACGGACCTTCGAGATGGCTTGAAAAAAACGATAGATTGGTACCGGAAGTTAAAAGGTGAAAATACAAAGTAGGCCGTTATTTGGAGTAATTTGCTATTGTAGTTCTTATTCCTGATGCAGAGGTTATGATATCCGATGGTCAGGAAAATATCTGTGAATACCAATAATTATAGGTTACCTGAGTTCCACTCCATAATAGTAATGTCTCAGGATATCACCATACGAATATCCTTCACGAGCCATAAAGTAAGCTCCCCACTGGCTCATACCGACACCATGGCCGTATCCTTTCCCCTCAAGACGGATTTCATCCCCCTCATTGATCATTGTAAACAGGGTACTCTTGACCAGTGTTGGATCAATTTTAATCCTGAAGTCATTACCATTTACTATGGTCTCCCTGCCGCCGTGGAATATCTTGATCTTCATTACACGGCCGGAAGGACTTATGTCACTGGGAATAAGCCTTTCAATAGATCCGATCTCAAGGCCATTTTTGTTGAGGGACTTTCTGATTTTATCGACATTCATGGACAGCTTCCATGAACAATTCTTGGCTTTGATGCTATAATCATCCCGAACCGCCTTCAGATAGGGAACATCCGCGGTCCATACATGTTTTGCATCTTCCGTCATCCCTCCACTGTTTGCGTGAAAATACGTAAGGGCCAGTTGACCGTTATAGAGCAGCACCATTCCTTTCGTTTCATCCACAGCCTGGGTGGACTTTTCCGATTCTGCGTCTCGTCCCCCATAGACCTGGGATGTGGTGGTGGCAATAACATCATAGTCTCTGTTCTTGTTTTTTTCCTTCTGATAAAGGACGTATGTTCTTGCGGCAATAGCCTGAGCCTTCAATGCCTCCGGATGCCATTGAGGGGACATCTCCTTCGGGACAACACCGTAAAGATAAGCTTCCACATCCAGAACATTAATCACATCCATATCGCCATTGGCACTCTTCTGAATTCTAAAATTACCCCTGTACCGATTGCCGTTTACACTCAGTATGTTACCATCAGATGGAATAATAATTAGCCTATCGTGAGGCCGGCGCTCACCATTGAGTTTTATACTCCCCCCCGAAATGTCTATGATTGCAGTTTGCGCCTTGATAAGGATTTCCTTTCGATCGCCGTCTCTTACTTCAAATGAAGAGGGCGAGCCTACATTGATCTCCCGAACACCGGTCATGATCAAGACCCTGATAATTTCTTCTTTCGCTGATTTAAAGGCCGGTTTTTTTTCTGTAATTGCGAGAGGAGGCCGGGAACACATTTCTATCATGAATTCTGCGGTCTCTCTTCGATCCCCACGGGGGTATCTCTTGAGGTATATTTTGAATTGATTCAATGCTTCTTTATACCGGTTTTTTTCATACAGGATCATTCCAGAATTAAAATAG from Deltaproteobacteria bacterium includes:
- the gmd gene encoding GDP-mannose 4,6-dehydratase, producing the protein MKKAFITGITGQDGSYLAELLLSKGYEVHGLIRRASTFNTERIDHLYRDFHDPEARVYLHYGDLSVSGQLTDLLNDINPDEVYHLGAQSHVRVSFDMPEYTGDVTGLGTLRILEAIRRTGIKTRFYQASSSEMFGAAPPPQRETTPFQPQSPYAAAKVYAYYVVKNYRDAYKIFATNGILFNHESPRRGETFVTRKVTRAAARIKLGLQEKLYLGNLEAKRDWGFAGDYVEAMWLMLQQEKPDDYVIATGETHSVREFVEKVFKKLDLDYERHVVIDPRYFRPTEVDCLLGDATKAKKVLGWEPRISFDRLIDMMIDADTEHANREKTLVDAGYACTGNGRIA
- a CDS encoding GDP-L-fucose synthase is translated as MKNKRITITGGKGFLGRHLIRELQEKGYHNLSIADLPEYNLVRLEDVHRLYEDLKPDIVLHLAAKVGGIGFNQENPGALFHDNIMMGIQLLHEGYLRKIDKFVALGTICAYPKFTPVPFKEEDIWNGYPEETNAPYGLAKKMMLVQSQAYRLQYDFNSIFLLPVNLYGPGDNFDPKSSHVIPALIKKCIDAIISGEDKIIVWGTGKATREFFYVVDATEAIILATEKYNKSDPVNIGAGFEISIRNLVDLIVELTGYKGEVTWDETKPDGQPRRMLDTTKAYQEFGFKAKTDLRDGLKKTIDWYRKLKGENTK
- a CDS encoding NAD-dependent epimerase/dehydratase family protein; this translates as MNKILVTGAAGFIGFHFAGRLLKAGYSVIGLDNMNDYYDINLKKARLSLLEKSPDFQFVKMDIAERQHMTSLFEKEEPEIVVHLAAQAGVRYSLINPYAYLDSNLAGFLNILEECRHKKIKHLVYAGLRFFTVYGPWGRPDMALFLFTKAILEERPIDVYNNGKMQRDFTYIDDIVEGVFRVMNKIPEPDPNWNGAHPDPATSFAPYRIYNIGNNNPVELLEFINILEKQLGKKAVMNLLPLQPGDVPATYADVDDLMKDVGFKPATSIEDGIRHFVQWYRDYYTI
- a CDS encoding TGS domain-containing protein, with translation MPANLPPDYFAAEQRFREATTPEDKIEALEEMLAIMPKHKGTDKLKAMLRERISKFKDQALKKKGGARQKTVYDIEKEGAAQVVIIGPPNTGKSSLVKLITNASPEVAAFPHSTHKPTPGMAHYENIQFQLIDTPPLTKEYTEPALTDLIRRADIAVILLDLSADPMQQFEDTLAIIRSFRIYSEACTVPEDLRKPPKIKKMFVVVNKMDKPQDKENMEIFLELSGVKLPCMGISTRTGRNIMVFLDKLYELSGMMRVYTKPPGKEADKTAPFVIPAGSSLEDFAGKIHNDFVNKLKYAKAWGKSVRNGQMVQRDYILQDGDVVELCI
- a CDS encoding peptide chain release factor-like protein, giving the protein MSLFTVSPEKEKALIERMERLGVSEGDLRETFVRSSGPGGQKVNKVSSCVHLFHMPSGLSVKCQQSRSQSQNRFLARRLLLDRIEKIQTGIVSAERQRVEKIRRQKRRRSKRAKEKMLTIKHIQSEKKSLRSKTSLPLE
- the hemL gene encoding glutamate-1-semialdehyde 2,1-aminomutase → MSNKSSKSLYEEACKYIPGGVNSPVRAFKSVESTPVFISRASGSKIYDVEGREYIDYVASWGPMILGHSYPGVIAAIQAAAEKGTSYGAPTELEIEMAKLIVGAFPSIDMVRMVSSGTEAAMSAIRLARGYTGREKIIKFEGCYHGHADSLLVKAGSGVATLGIPGSPGVPRKLAELTITVPFNDIEAVTSAVSRHGDDLACIIVEPVPGNMGVVLPRTGFLEALREITRRHGILLIFDEVITGFRLTYGGFQNLAGIEPDLTCLGKIIGGGLPVGAFGGKKEIMEKLAPSGPVYQAGTLSGNPISMSAGIATLNILKRSAENYVRLDQDTSLLCEKLKKLFDQHNVSVTINRAGSMFTVFFTKDEVFDFTTAAKSDTKRYAHYFRNMLSHQIYLAPSQFEASFLSFAHTDEDMEKTLDACARTLQTL
- a CDS encoding Lrp/AsnC family transcriptional regulator, with the protein product MLTKTEKIISKLIQQDIPLEKRPFKSIGEQAHASEEEILEVIRGLMKKGIIRKFGAILRHQKAGFTHNAMVVWAVPHEKGESAGHCLAAFREVTHCYERTPSFEGKYNIFTMVHFREGEQENIIQKLSQAAGIKDFKVLTSKEEYKKSSMEYFTDVK
- a CDS encoding SpoIID/LytB domain-containing protein, whose translation is MIQYILLFILVLGSAGYGFAYNANQAMEEADAYLRNGQYLEAMGAYQDISDLSPDPEMKARAILRIGDIYSYFLNNYDRALEKYNVVIKNYEGSKHAANAYFNSGMILYEKNRYKEALNQFKIYLKRYPRGDRRETAEFMIEMCSRPPLAITEKKPAFKSAKEEIIRVLIMTGVREINVGSPSSFEVRDGDRKEILIKAQTAIIDISGGSIKLNGERRPHDRLIIIPSDGNILSVNGNRYRGNFRIQKSANGDMDVINVLDVEAYLYGVVPKEMSPQWHPEALKAQAIAARTYVLYQKEKNKNRDYDVIATTTSQVYGGRDAESEKSTQAVDETKGMVLLYNGQLALTYFHANSGGMTEDAKHVWTADVPYLKAVRDDYSIKAKNCSWKLSMNVDKIRKSLNKNGLEIGSIERLIPSDISPSGRVMKIKIFHGGRETIVNGNDFRIKIDPTLVKSTLFTMINEGDEIRLEGKGYGHGVGMSQWGAYFMAREGYSYGDILRHYYYGVELR
- a CDS encoding MBL fold metallo-hydrolase, which translates into the protein MFSAHLINDPFGDPGVYVEFKYRRSAILFDLGDLHNLNPRKLLKISHIFVSHTHMDHFIGFDYLLRVCLGRDRHISLFGPPGFHRQVENKIGAYTWNLVENYTNDFALHVTEVHPDCKILRHYRCRTAFKPEIEEVNERFNGTLVEGSFFSVKGEFLDHKIPCLAYRFEEKSRVNIKKNVLQEMGLPVGLWLVDLKDRVLAGDPDDTPIRVWSKKEKQGTRETFIPLGELKETIVKVTPGQKITYITDALYNEENSRKIIALAEASDLMFIEAMFLQEDAEKAAHKYHLTAFQAGTLAQMAGAKRISLFHFSPKYKGTPDLLVEEAMKAFNG